A window of the Alnus glutinosa chromosome 4, dhAlnGlut1.1, whole genome shotgun sequence genome harbors these coding sequences:
- the LOC133867036 gene encoding pentatricopeptide repeat-containing protein At1g18485, whose protein sequence is MASAAAPPLSLQRHGHRHRPLIIYRTTLISNNKHSLHPIFTLKCSTHTHKTHSRTPTNYSPHHLSLVQETNKLCQQRNLTEALNFLQRYSISTISDSVHRAEAMGVLLQACGHQKDIETGRRVHEMVSASTQLSNDFVLNTRLITMYSMCGSPVDSRLVFDGLQRKNLFQWNALVSGYARNELFYEAISSFTKLISASEFKPDNFTLPCVIKACAGLWDVGLGQVIHGMAIKTGLISDVFVGNALIAMYGKCGFVEKAVKVLECMPERNLVSWNSMICGFSENGFSQESYGMLRKILEGEEGLIPDVATIVTVLPVCAGEGEVNMGMVIHGLAVKLGLNEELMVNNALIDMYSKCGYLTEAHIIFTRSYNKNVVSWNSMVGGYSREGDVCRTFDLLRKMQMEEEKMKVNEVTILNVLPACSAESELLCLKELHGYSLRHGLQYDELVANAFVAAYAKCGSLSSAEHVFFGIKAKTVNSWNALIGGHAQNGDPQKALYFYFQMTYSGLDPDWFSIGSLLLACSHMKCLYYGKELHGFVLRNDLDMDSFIGISLLSLYIHCRKVLSARILFDRMEDKILVSWNAMIAGYSQNGLPDEALDLFRQMLSNGIKPCGINIISVFGACSQLSALRLGKEMHCFALKANLTEDIFVGCSLIDMYAKAGCIEQSQRVFDSLKEKDEASWNVIIAGYGIHGYGRKAIELFEKMQSSGQKPDGFTFIGILMACSHAELIMEGLKYLSQMQSLYGIEPKLEHYACIVDMLGRAGQLAEALKLIHEMPEEPDARIWSSLLSSCRIYGDVDMGVKVAEKLLELEPDKAENYVLLSNLYAGSGKWDDVRRVRQRMKENGLQKDAGRSWIEVGGKVYSFVVGDDMLLKSEEIRNMWRRLEEKISKIGYKPNTESVLHELTEEEKIEVLRGHSEKLAISFGLLKTTKGATVRICKNLRICIDCHNAAKLISKAVEREIVVRDNKRFHHFKDGFCSCGDFW, encoded by the coding sequence ATGGCTTCCGCTGCGGCACCACCGCTTTCCTTACAGCGCCACGGCCACCGCCACCGCCCTCTCATTATTTACAGAACCACCCTAATATCAAATAACAAGCATTCCCTTCACCCAATCTTCACTCTCAAATGCTCtacccacacccacaaaacacACTCTCGCACTCCAACCAACTACTCACCTCACCATCTCTCTTTAGTCCAAGAAACCAACAAGCTCTGCCAGCAGCGGAACCTCACAGAAGCTCTGAATTTTCTTCAAAGATACTCTATATCTACTATCTCTGATTCAGTGCACAGAGCGGAAGCTATGGGTGTTTTATTACAGGCCTGCGGGCACCAAAAAGACATCGAGACTGGCAGGAGAGTCCACGAGATGGTTTCAGCGTCCACCCAGTTGAGCAACGACTTCGTTCTCAATACCCGTCTCATCACAATGTACTCCATGTGTGGCTCTCCTGTAGATTCTCGTTTGGTTTTCGATGGGTTACAGAGGAAGAACTTGTTTCAGTGGAATGCACTCGTTAGTGGGTATGCTAGAAATGAACTTTTTTATGAAGCGATTAGCTCCTTTACTAAATTGATTTCGGCTTCGGAGTTTAAACCTGATAATTTTACGTTACCATGTGTGATTAAGGCTTGTGCTGGGCTTTGGGATGTGGGGCTGGGGCAGGTGATTCATGGGATGGCAATCAAGACGGGTTTGATTTCTGATGTGTTTGTGGGTAATGCGCTCATTGCAATGTATGGGAAATGTGGGTTTGTTGAGAAAGCAGTGAAGGTGCTTGAATGTATGCCTGAGAGAAACTTGGTTTCTTGGAATTCGATGATTTGTGGGTTTTCTGAAAATGGGTTTTCTCAAGAGAGTTATGGTATGCTTAGAAAGATTTTGGAGGGTGAGGAGGGTTTGATACCAGATGTTGCTACGATTGTGACTGTACTACCGGTGTGTGCAGGAGAAGGAGAAGTGAATATGGGAATGGTAATTCATGGTTTGGCCGTTAAGTTGGGGCTGAATGAGGAACTAATGGTGAACAATGCCTTGATAGACATGTATTCAAAATGTGGCTACTTAACTGAAGCCCATATTATATTTACTAGGAGTTATAACAAGAATGTGGTTTCTTGGAATTCCATGGTTGGAGGCTACTCTAGAGAAGGAGATGTATGCAGAACATTTGATCTCTTACGGAAAATGCAGATGGAAGAGGAGAAAATGAAGGTGAATGAGGTCACCATATTGAATGTTTTGCCAGCTTGTTCAGCAGAATCAGAACTTCTTTGCTTGAAGGAACTTCATGGTTATTCTTTGAGACATGGGTTGCAATATGATGAATTGGTAGCTAATGCTTTTGTTGCTGCCTATGCGAAATGTGGGTCGCTGAGCTCTGCTGAGCACGTCTTTTTTGGAATTAAAGCTAAGACAGTGAACTCTTGGAATGCACTTATTGGTGGTCATGCACAAAATGGTGATCCACAAAAGGCTTTATATTTCTACTTTCAAATGACATATTCAGGCTTAGATCCTGACTGGTTTAGCATAGGCAGTCTCCTTTTAGCTTGTTCCCACATGAAATGTTTGTATTATGGCAAAGAGCTTCATGGATTTGTGTTGCGGAACGATTTAGATATGGATTCATTTATTGGTATCTCGTTACTATCACTTTACATTCATTGCAGGAAAGTGTTATCTGCAAGGATATTGTTCGATAGGATGGAAGACAAAATTTTAGTATCTTGGAATGCGATGATTGCTGGTTATTCACAGAATGGACTTCCAGATGAAGCCCTTGATCTCTTCCGTCAAATGCTTTCCAATGGAATTAAACCTTGTGGGATTAACATAATCAGTGTATTTGGGGCTTGTTCTCAGCTGTCAGCACTGCGTCTAGGAAAGGAAATGCATTGCTTTGCTTTAAAAGCTAACCTAACAGAAGACATTTTTGTAGGTTGTTCACTCATAGATATGTATGCAAAAGCTGGCTGCATAGAACAATCTCAAAGAGTTTTTGACAGCTTAAAGGAGAAAGATGAGGCATCATGGAATGTTATAATTGCCGGATATGGAATTCATGGATATGGAAGAAAGGCCATAGAGCTATTTGAAAAAATGCAAAGTTCGGGCCAGAAGCCTGATGGGTTTACATTTATAGGAATTCTAATGGCATGTAGCCATGCTGAGTTGATTATGGAGGGTTTAAAATATCTCAGCCAGATGCAAAGTTTGTACGGAATAGAGCCAAAATTGGAGCATTATGCATGTATTGTGGACATGCTGGGTCGGGCTGGCCAATTGGCTGAAGCTCTAAAGCTCATACATGAGATGCCCGAAGAACCAGATGCTAGAATCTGGAGCTCATTGCTCAGTTCCTGTAGAATTTATGGTGATGTAGATATGGGGGTGAAAGTTGCAGAAAAGTTACTAGAACTGGAACCGGACAAAGCTGAGAATTACGTGCTACTCTCAAATTTATATGCTGGGTCAGGGAAATGGGATGATGTGAGAAGGGTGAGGCAAAGGATGAAGGAGAATGGTCTTCAGAAAGATGCTGGCCGCAGTTGGATTGAAGTTGGAGGGAAAGTTTATAGCTTTGTTGTTGGTGATGACATGTTGTTGAAGTCTGAGGAGATCCGGAACATGTGGAGAAGATTAGAGGAAAAAATAAGCAAAATTGGATACAAACCTAACACAGAATCTGTGCTTCATGAACTTACCGAAGAGGAGAAGATTGAGGTATTGCGGGGGCATAGTGAGAAGCTTGCAATTTCTTTCGGGTTATTAAAGACGACCAAAGGTGCAACAGTGAGGATCTGTAAAAATCTGCGCATTTGCATAGATTGTCATAATGCGGCTAAGCTAATATCGAAGGCTGTTGAAAGAGAGATAGTTGTTAGAGACAACAAGCGCTTTCACCATTTCAAAGATGGGTTTTGTTCTTGTGGAGATTTTTGGTAG
- the LOC133866965 gene encoding serine protease SPPA, chloroplastic produces MSKLLLLLHTPHFSSIHRRALTSLIIPSPPSPLSSLHLHRRSLPLRNLSFSVKSKEEEEVVGKDGNEAGAEGKKVNSSESGRVRDEDYPSGEFQFEEFSWWTKFTVKLKMLVAFPWERVRKGAVLNMKLRGQISDQLKSRFSSGLSLPQICENIIKAAYDPRISGIYLHIETLNCGWGKVEEIRRHILDFKKSGKFIVAYVPTCREKEYYVACACDEIYAPPSAYFSLFGLTVQASFLGGVLEKVGIEPQVERIGKYKSAGDQLIRKTMSEENCEMLTALLDNIYGNWLDKVSSAKGKSREDLENIINEGVYQVERIKEEGWITNISYDDEVISMLRERLGVQKDKNIPMIDYRKYSRVRKWTLGLSGGKDQIAVIRASGSISRVRSPLSGPGSAIIAEQVIEKIRSVRESKRYKAAIIRIDSPGGDALASDLMWREIRLLAASKPVIASMSDVAASGGYYMAMAAGTLVAENLTLTGSIGVVTGKFNLGQLYEKIGFNKEIISRGRYAELLAAEQRPFRPDEAKLFAKSAQNAYKQFRDKAAFSRSMTVDKMEEFAQGRVWTGKDAASRGLVDAIGGISRAIAIAKLKANIPQDRQVTLVELSRSSPSLPEILSGIGNTLVGVDITLKELLRELSISEGVQARMDGIMFQRLEGYSYANPIFTLIKDYLSSL; encoded by the exons ATGTCGaagcttcttcttctcctccacaCCCCGCATTTCAGTTCCATCCACCGCCGAGCCCTCACTTCCCTGATCATCCCCTCGCCTCCCTCGcctctctcttctctccatTTACATCGGCGCTCCCTTCCCCTCCGAAACTTATCCTTCTCCGTCAAAAGCAAAGAAGAGGAGGAAGTAGTAGGAAAGGATGGAAACGAGGCTGGGGCTGAAGGGAAGAAGGTTAACAGTAGCGAGAGTGGTAGAGTTCGCGATGAGGACTATCCGAGCGGTGAATTTCAGTTTGAGGAGTTTAGCTGGTGGACCAAGTTCACTGTGAAGCTTAAGATGCTGGTTGCCTTCCCTTGGGAGCGCGTTCGCAAGGGCGCCGTCTTGAACATGAAGCTGCGCggccag ATATCTGATCAGCTAAAGAGCCGTTTCTCTTCAGGACTATCTCTACCTCAGATTTGTGAGAACATTATAAAAGCAGCCTATGATCCTCGTATTTCTGGTATCTATCTCCATATTGAAACATTGAATTGTGGGTGGGGTAAAGTTGAAGAAATCCGAAGGCATATATTGGATTTCAAGAAATCAG GTAAATTCATTGTGGCATATGTCCCTACATGTCGTGAGAAAGAATATTACGTTGCCTGTGCATGTGATGAGATATATGCCCCTCCTAGtgcttatttttctttgttcgGTTTGACTGTTCAAGCATCATTCCTTGgag GTGTCCTTGAGAAAGTAGGAATTGAGCCACAAGTGGAAAGGATTGGCAAATACAAAAGTGCTGGGGATCAACTTATACGCAAAACAATGTCTGAAGAAAATTGTGAGATGCTGACTGCATTGCTTGATAACATCTATGGAAATTGGCTGGATAAAGTTTCTTCTGCAAAAG GAAAGTCAAGGGAGGATCTTGAGAACATCATCAATGAAGGAGTTTACCAAGTTGAAAGGATAAAAGAAGAGGGCTGGATAACAAACATAAGCTATGATGATGAG GTTATTTCAATGTTAAGGGAGAGACTTGGAGTGCAGAAGGATAAAAATATTCCTATGATTGATTACAG AAAATACTCTCGAGTTAGAAAATGGACTCTTGGTTTATCAGGCGGTAAGGATCAAATAGCTGTGATCAGAGCTTCAGGGAGCATTAGTCGTGTACGGAGTCCATTAAGTGGTCCTGGTTCGGCCATTATTGCAGAGCAGGTCATTGAGAAGATTCGTAGTGTGAGAG AGTCAAAAAGATATAAGGCAGCAATCATCCGAATTGACAGCCCTGGAGGTGATGCTCTTGCTTCTGATTT AATGTGGAGGGAAATCAGACTTTTGGCAGCATCAAAACCTGTCATCGCATCAATGTCTGATGTGGCCGCAAGCGGTGGATACTATATGGCAATGGCAGCAGGGAcccttgttgcagaaaatctaACATTGACTGGTTCTATTGGAGTTGTCACAG GGAAGTTTAACCTGGGGCAACTGTATGAAAAGATTGGGTTCAACAAGGAAATCATATCGAGGGGAAGATATGCCGAGCTCCTTGCAGCTGAACAAAGACCTTTCAG ACCAGACGAAGCAAAACTCTTTGCCAAGTCCGCACAGAATGCATATAAGCAATTTCGTGACAAGGCAGCTTTTTCCAGATCAATGACT GTAGATAAGATGGAGGAGTTTGCACAAGGGAGAGTTTGGACAGGTAAAGATGCAGCTTCAAGAGGTTTGGTTGATGCTATTGGTGGGATTTCTCGGGCTATTGCTATTGCAAAACTTAAGGCTAATATACCTCAAGACAGACAG GTTACTCTAGTGGAGCTTTCAAGATCCTCCCCTTCACTTCCTGAGATATTAAGTGGCATAGGGAATACTCTAGTTGGAGTTGACATAACACTGAAAGAACTGCTGCGAGAGTTGAGCATATCTGAGGGAGTTCAAGCCCGGATGGATGGAATTATGTTTCAAAGACTGGAGGGATATTCTTATGCCAATCCCATCTTCACTTTGATAAAGGATTACTTGAGTTCCCTCTAA